Below is a genomic region from Xylophilus sp. GW821-FHT01B05.
AGCATTTCTCATGCTGACGGAAGACGGCAAGCATCTCTATGTGAGCTACGACGAGTACCACAGCCTGATCGAAAAGCTGGCCATCAAGGTGCACCAGTCGGGCTGGGAGTTCGACACCATCCTGTGCCTGGCGCGCGGTGGCCTGCGGCCCGGCGACATCCTGAGCCGCATTTTTGACAAGCCGCTGGCCATCATGTCCACCAGCTCCTACCGGGCTGAGAGCGGTACGGTGCAGGGGCATCTGGATATTGCCCGCTTCATCACCACGCCCAAGGGCGAGATCGCCGGCCGCGTGCTGCTGGTGGACGATCTGGCCGATTCTGGCCACACCTTGTCGGCGGTGATGCAGAACCTGAAGGACAGCTACAAGCCGATCACCGAGCTGCGCAGCGCCGTGATCTGGACCAAGGGCGTTTCGATCTTCACGCCGGATTATTCGGTGGAGTTCCTGCCGACCAATCCCTGGATCCACCAGCCCTTCGAAAGCTACGACAGCCTGGGGCCGACCAAGCTGATCGAGAAGTGGAAGATCTGAGCCGGCCCCGCGCTGGTCGATGAGATGCAAGAAGGGCCTGGAGGATGCATCCTCCAGGCCCTTCTTGCATCTGCGGGTTCTTCAGGCGCGCCTGATGATTGCTTCCTCGATCTTGTTGGCCAACTGCGCGACGGCCAGCGCAGCCGGTGAACCGGGCAGGCTGTTGAGCAGCAGTTGGCGGCGCATCACGGCCTCGCGCACGGCAGGGTCGCTGGGAATGTCGCCCAGATGCAGCAGCCGGACTGGCCGGCCGGTCTCGGGTACCACGAAGCGGTCGAGCACCTGCTGCAGCTGGCCGGTGATGGCCCGGCCATCACCAGCGCGGGTGGTCTGGTTGATGACCATGCGCACCTGCTGGCGCTTCTGCTGCATGGCCAGTACCTTGATGGCGGCATAGGCGTCCGTCAGCGAGGTGGGCTCGGGTGTTGCCACCACCAGCACCTCGGAGGCCAGCGAGACGGCAAACAGCACCACGTCGGAGATGCCGGCGCCGGTGTCGAGCAGCACCACGTCATAGCGCGGGATGATGCTCTGCAATACCTGCAGGAATTCGGTCCGTACCTCGGGGGTGAGGCGTGAGTATTCGACCATGCCCGAGCCGGCCAGCAGCACCGAGAAGCCACCCGGCGCGGTGATGATGGCGCTTTCGAGCGAGGCCTTGCCGGTGAAGACGTCGTGCAGGGTGGTCTTGGGATGCAGGTTGAGCACCACGTCGAGATTGGCCAGGCCCAGGTCGGCGTCGAGCACCAGCACGCGGTGGCCGCGACGGGCCAGCGCAGCCGCCAGGTTGGCCGATACGAAGGTCTTGCCCACACCGCCTTTACCGCTGGTGATGGCCAGCACTTTCGCTGTTGGCGCACCGGGGCGGGCAGGGGAGGGGATCGGCACGTCGCTCATGTGTCCTTTGCTTTCAAATGGCGCTGCCGCTGGAACTGGAGAGAGGCGCTTGGAGTGTGATCTCGGGGGTATTGACGCTCCCAAGGCCGAATAGAAGGCTCTTTTCTTCCGCGCTGACCGTGCTGTCGGGCGGCTCCTCCAGGCAAATGCAATTG
It encodes:
- a CDS encoding phosphoribosyltransferase family protein produces the protein MLTEDGKHLYVSYDEYHSLIEKLAIKVHQSGWEFDTILCLARGGLRPGDILSRIFDKPLAIMSTSSYRAESGTVQGHLDIARFITTPKGEIAGRVLLVDDLADSGHTLSAVMQNLKDSYKPITELRSAVIWTKGVSIFTPDYSVEFLPTNPWIHQPFESYDSLGPTKLIEKWKI
- a CDS encoding MinD/ParA family protein, which translates into the protein MSDVPIPSPARPGAPTAKVLAITSGKGGVGKTFVSANLAAALARRGHRVLVLDADLGLANLDVVLNLHPKTTLHDVFTGKASLESAIITAPGGFSVLLAGSGMVEYSRLTPEVRTEFLQVLQSIIPRYDVVLLDTGAGISDVVLFAVSLASEVLVVATPEPTSLTDAYAAIKVLAMQQKRQQVRMVINQTTRAGDGRAITGQLQQVLDRFVVPETGRPVRLLHLGDIPSDPAVREAVMRRQLLLNSLPGSPAALAVAQLANKIEEAIIRRA